The following are from one region of the Achromobacter xylosoxidans genome:
- a CDS encoding DUF3309 family protein, with protein sequence MSTILLIILILLLVGAVPAWPHSRGWGYYPSGILGILLIVLIVMLLTGRL encoded by the coding sequence ATGTCGACCATCCTGCTGATTATTCTTATCCTGCTCCTGGTCGGCGCCGTGCCGGCCTGGCCCCATAGCCGCGGTTGGGGCTATTACCCCAGCGGCATACTGGGCATATTGCTGATCGTGCTGATTGTGATGCTGTTGACCGGCCGGCTCTAG